In the Primulina eburnea isolate SZY01 chromosome 15, ASM2296580v1, whole genome shotgun sequence genome, tactatcaagtgatccatataagtaagctgtaacaacatccataagacgcatttctaaattttcagataccgccaagctaattaaataccgaaacgtaattgcatccatcacgggagaatacgtttcttcataatcaattccaggcctttgagaaaaaccttgtgcaacaagtcgagctttatatcttactatttcatttttctcatttcgctttcgaataaaaacccatttgtatccaacaggttttacaccttcaggtgtaaggactataggtccaaaaacattacgtttatttagcgaatccaattcaacctggatggcatctttccattttatccaatcctgccgatttttacattcaccaaaagattttggttcatgatcttcgttgtcatttatgatgtcgattgccacattataagaaaatatatcatcaatttcatctatatcttttcggttccatattttttcagtaataatgtaattgatagagatttcatgattctcgtcagtttgtggttctgacagaatattttcatcatcatgtgtttcttcaggaacaccattctctattttgtgatcatcatgtgtttcttcagaaacatcattctttattttgtgatcatcttgtttctctatgaattttctttttcgatgatttttatccttggaaccgactggccttccacgcttcaggcgtttaatgacatcatgagtatcttccatttgtttctttggaatttcaattcgagcaggggcatttgcagcatgtatatatgatttagttaccccttttgtgtctgcaaatgcatctggcatttgatttgctattctctgcaagtgtacaatttgttgtacatctttttcacattgttttgttcttggatccagatgtaacaatgatgatacataccatgtaatttctttttcggtatgtttctgttctccccctaacattgggaagatttcctcattaaaatgacaatcagcaaaacgtgctgtgaacacgtcgcctgtctgaggttcaagatatcgaatgattgatggactatcataaccgatataaattccaacctttctttgaggtcccattttctttcgttgtggtggtgcaataggcacatacaccatacatccaaatattctcagatgagaaatgtctggttctttaccaaatgcaagctgtaatggggagtatttatgatatgcacttggtctgatgcgaattaatgaagcagcaagtaaaattgcatgtccccatatagaaatagggagctttgttttcataatcattggtctagcaatcatttgcagacgtttaatcaatgattcagccaatccattctgtgtatgtacatgagcaacaggatgctcaacaatgattcccatagacatacaataatcattgaaagtctgggaagtaaattcaccagcattatcaagtctaattttcttgattgtataatcgggaaattgattcctcaattttattatttgagcaagtaatcttgcaaatacaacatttcgagttgacaataaacatacatgtgaccatctgctggaggcatcaatcaataccataaagtatctgaatggtccacatggtggatggattggtccacaaatatcaccctgaatacgttcaagaaacattggtgattcagtttggattttgactggtgatggtcttataataagttttccaagagaacatgctttacattgaaacttattattctgaaagatcttctggtctttcagtggatgaccatgtgtattttctataattcttcgcatcattgttgaaccaggatgtcccaatcgatcatgccaattggttaatatcgaagaattatcaattaccatgtttgattcaatgggacttatatgtgtataatgcaatccagtagggagcattggtagtttttcaatcacatatttctttcctgatttatatgtgataatacacatatatttttcattcccttcattcattgtttgagtatcatacccatgggaatatatatcattaaaactcaacaaatttcttttcgattgtggtgaatataaagcatcattgatcaaaaattttgtaccattaggtaacaaaaattgtgctttaccacatcctttaatcaagtctacaggacctgatattgtattcaccgttgtttttgttggttttagttccaagaaatatcttttatctcggaggatagtgtgcgttgtaccactatcgggtatgcaaacttcagctttgctcatagcattttccatatttgaacttcaaaaaaaaatatgcaatgaaataaaattactggcaatatatatttaaatatgacacatatcataattatacaataaaacattattatatgaatacatgaaaaacaaattattgtacatttatattctaccactatattgttcattttcagaaaaatcattgagaaaatctgcagcatcaaaattgttcatttctatcccaccaacatgttgatcatttccagagaaatcattcataaaatcaccagcatcaaaatgagttgaatcactcaaatggtcactgcgttcagtgaagttggtctccttttctttcccctttaatgattctttataaagtttacaaaggtgctcaggggctcgacaaactttggaccaatgtcctggagtaccacatctgtaacaagaactttcatatctttttgagtgattctcattaacacttgtattctcatgatgccttttctgtggatggtttgggacgttcttttgagatgagttataaaaataactatctctattattttcaaaaccacggcctcgaccacgaccacggccaATTTCCACGTCcccgacctcgacctcgaccaaaatcttgtctttgaatttgattttggttccgaggtttaaattcatttttatttacagcatttacttcgggaaatgctgttgatccagtgggtcgggactgttgatttctcattaatagctcgttgttcttttccgccacaagaagacaggcgatgagttcagaatatctcgcaaatccacgtactctatattgttgctgtagagtaatatttgatgcatgaaatgtggaaaatgttttttcaagcatctcagattcagtaatctcatggccacaaaatttcaattgcgagattattctatacatcgccgaattgtaatcactgacttttttaaagtcttggaatctcaacgtattccattcatcccggacggtcggaagtataacttcccttatatgttcaaatctctcttttaatcccttccacaaagccatgggatttttttcagtcagatattcacatttcaatccatcgtcgagatgtcgacgtaaaaatatcatggctcttgccttttcttgtgacgtacatatgccattttctttaatggtctcacttagacccaatgactcaagatgcatttctacatcgagagtccacggcatataatttttccccgTAATATCAAGAGCgatgaattcgagctttgtcaagtttgacatggtggtactaaaaaaattacgatgcaatttattagttaataaatattgcaatacaaagtaacggataaacaacaagtacaagcatttgtaaaaataaagaaaacgcacgaggaggatattctccgataaatacaagactcgtgagtatgataaccaaaataattaaaaatatccttgagaaagccatcttttttttcttcgaaaaatttgatgaagaataatttttagagaagaagagaaagttggagtgattgaatgtgtttgtgagatgatatttatagggcaaaaactagccgtttgttaccgtttatgaccgttggtgtacaaaaaataaatgtatgtatttgtataattttatggtaataatatgatgtatataatattagacatatttaaataattatatatatcatatcataatattataatgagtgtcataatttattttgtttaaaaaccttataggcttttatacttgtcgtatcccttaccgggagtgtgggatgtcgtcttaacatcctcccaggatttataacaagtttatgaaaaatttatttttattatttctaataataatattatattgtatattaaataaatacacaataaataaataacagtaaaataaatataattacttttgttacctttttcttctgtttggagcttggaaaagtatgtaggacttttagagcttcgtgctgataacgtgttgtgaaaaagtaaaaatttatggtaaaaagtaaaaatctcaaactctcaaaatttaccaaactacacactttataatatttttctctctactcaattgtgattttcttcacaaatgagagatctatttataggaaatctttacacataatccaaaaataaaatacatcattacctacatcatcacacactaattttcaatattcaacacctatttttcaacattcaacattcacattttcaacacaaatatttttcacattttaaataatatttcaacaatttttacgtaagttttttttattttgctttATTTGATCTATAAATAGTTGAGACCATCTTACGTGGATCCAAATTATAGacgtcacacacacacacacacacacacacagatatatatatatatatatatatatatatatatatatatatatatatatatatatttgtttttttagcTGTTGAAAGCATCCCGAGTTATCTATCAAAAGAGCTTCCATCGACATGCAATGCCTCACCAGTCACGACCCTCATATTCTTCCCCTTTCCCGCAATTCTAAGTTTCCAACTAACGATTTTCGAACCCATTTTGCCTATTACTTTCAATTTTACTCGTATGATACATTATAATACTCTTCAGATCTGTGAATAACATCTGCAATTCGCCTCGAAAAAGGCCATTGTCATGGCTGGTCGTTATGATTCCAATCCTTTTGCTGAGGAAGAAGTTAACCCTTTTGCGGTAATCCTTTGTCTTAAATCAGCGAGGTTAATTCATGGAATGTAATCCGTTTGGCTGGCAATGCGATTTCCTCAATGCGTTATTTTGATGTTTAGGCGATTGAAATGTCagatctgttttttttttttttaattatttgagatgTAATTTGTGACGACATTAACGTTATTCTACGTTTCTTGAGCAATGGAAATGATGAATGAGGATAGGATCGGCTGGTGCATTTCACTATGTGAAATTTTTGTGTTGTCGGCAGATTTATCCTTGATGACTGTCGGAATCAGCGCATGTATGGTTATTGTATGATTCATAAGGGAACAGTGCTCTGGTAAAGTTTGTTCAAAAAGATAAACAACAATGCTATTTGTATTACGATTTCATATTTGATCGAGCAGCGGGTTTTGTCAGCTGAATAAAGTTGTAGCTGACCTGTAATAAATATGTGTTATATAAGCTAAAATTTGTTCACCGGATAATAATAGTTGTGGGATTAGAATATATCCATGGGTCCGAAATAAAAATTGTTTAGGTTCTGACTCTCTGTGGGTTCTCTCTAATCCACTTCCAATTAAGCCGGAGAATGTAGCATACCATTGACTCATAGAATACAATTTTACTTAACAACAAACAAATTTCCTGGCATGGGATGATGCTTGCGCTTACAACGAGATTGATATTGCATGGTTTGGACTTTCAGCTGTAATGGTTCCGTGGATTCATGATGAAGTCCTTTTTCTCATCTTTAATGTTTCTATTACCTCATTTAGAGTTTGAATCTAATCTTGGCAGAATTAGATTTGCTAGAAaaatttagttatttattttactTACTCAAGGTGCTATTGTTTTAGTTTTGTGTGGAATCCATGGACTCGAACTGAGCATAAAATAACTACTTTCTGCTATTTTGAATTATATCGGCTTAGTAGTAGCTGTTGTGCTATTGTCAGTACATTCAGATGCTTGCTTACCCAGCGTATTTAAATTGTTGTAGTAAAGTGAACTTCTCTATAAGATACATTATCGGATAATGACATGGCTTGAAAATAATGTCCATTCCAGTTATTAATGTAAGCCGGTGACGGCAGGATCAAGATCGCGGGAGGGGTAATTCAAACAATTCTGGGGGTGCATTTTATATGCCAGTAATTCATTCTCTTTCTGATTTTTCCATGTCCACTCATTCCATATGTCTAACCTCCCGAGACAAATCATGAGCACTTCTTTCCTTTCTCTCTCTTTctaacacacacatacacaataTGGATACCTCATATTGATTCTGCAAAGAAGGTAGGTTGGTAATTGCTCCAGGATATTTCAGaaacatcttttttttttttttaatctgtaAAGAGAAAccacatttccctttcttttcgtTAGATAAATTGATTTCTAGATTGTTCTCCTAAGTCTGTTAACTGATGAAATTTAAGGCTTGAAACTGTCACTTTCATCTCTTCCATTTTTTAGTTGTTGAATGGATTTTATTCTCTTACTCTGTCTCTTCCTCTTGCATTTAGTCAGATTGTTTAGAAGTAGTGCCttaatttgttttatttgtTAACATTTCGTTTCTCACTCTTTATGCTGAGATTTTCAGAAACCTGGAAGTGTGCCTCCTGCAAATTCCAAACTCTTACCTCTTACTCATGAACCTGCTGGCTACGATCGTGGGGATACAGTCGACATACCTCTTGATAGTTCAAGGGTATGCCTTAAAATTTGTTAAATAACCTAGAGTTTGAGAGGTGGAAATCATATTGTTATTTATGAACCTTATGAAGgatttgaaaaagaaagagaAGGAGCTCCAGGCTAAAGAGGCTGAATTGAAAAGGAGGGAACAGGTGATCTCTGTGGCATTGTTGCCTCTTAGTTAAGTTAGAGTAGTATCGCGCAGTAATATGTTTTGTTGGCTACTTCTTATTTTTTCTTTGAATATTGGCTATTGCTGATTATATTAGGTGATGTAACCACTTTTTAGCCATTTCATTGAAATCCTATCATCGATACAAAAAGTTCTTGCTTGATATTGTGCATGCTATTGTGCTTTAGATATTTGTTTTTATTCTTCTTTCTTTGATCCTTCATCTGTATATGAATCTATAATGTCATCTCTTTTTAATTTTGCCTTGATGATTATAATTAGTTCCATTGACATGCATTCAGACATTTTTTGCACATTTTAaccaatttaatttttcttgtgCTGTATAGGAGCTGAAAAGGAAGGAAGATGCAATTGCACAAtgtaattttttgttttgtttcatgctagtaaatttattttaaattcccTCAAGTTATGCTTGGATGGAAGGATTTCATTTGAAAAGTAGAAATGTATAGTGTATTTCAAATCGCTCTAATAATTAAGGATTTGGAATATATCGGTTTGGTTAAAAATTAACTTAAGATTGAAGTTGAGGGATTTAAAATCAATGGATTTAAAAATACCCAAACAATTTGAGTAAATTTGTGGTAATGATTTGCAAATCCATTAAATCCGTCTATCTGAACATaacttaatatttaataatCTATTAAAATTGGGTGACATATTGTTCAATGTGATGTTTTCTTGACAGCTGGAGTTGTCATCGAGAAAAATTGGCCTCCATTCTTCCCAATTATTCATAATGACATTGCGAATGAAATTCCTATACATTTACAGAAGCTGCAGTATGTTGCTTTCACATCATTGTTGGGTatgcaaaaaaatttattttccgtATGATGTAGTATAGTAAATTGCCATCATACTATCTCTAGTACTTCataatgatattttatcccatttcCATCCTTATATTACAATGGCATTACTTCAATAATTACATTGAGCAAcataaatgtttttatgcaacaTGGattattgattaagttgaaaTGGTAACTTATAGGTTTCATTGGGTGTCTTCTTTGGAATGTTGTAGCCGTAACCTTAGCTTGGGTGAATGGTGAAGGTTTGTGTTGACTCCTATGATTCAGCCTTCTTGCAAGTTCTACAATATATTAAGACATCAAGATGTAAGTGTTGCGGATTTTTGTGTATTGGGCCAAAATAAAATGGCATAACTCACATTCTATACGTGAGGAGAGGAAATAACTTGGGGAAGCTGAAAAAGAGAAGATAAGAGAAGGGAATTTGTTTTGAGTCAGGCATTCAGACATTTTCATTTGTTGTGTAATTTTACTAGCTTAGGCTAGGGGCAACTGGAGAGCACACTTGTACAGAGGTTTACCTCAGGGAAATTTTCTTATTTAGATATATCTCATTTTATTTACATTGGTTATCATCTTCTTCCATTGGATATTCTGTTAATTTCCATCAGTTGTGTGTTATCATATTTGTGGTTGCAACAGTAAGTGAAACGGTTTAGTTTTCTTCTGTAGGTCCAACCATATGGTTTT is a window encoding:
- the LOC140814775 gene encoding secretory carrier-associated membrane protein 1 isoform X1, translated to MAGRYDSNPFAEEEVNPFADQDRGRGNSNNSGGAFYMPKPGSVPPANSKLLPLTHEPAGYDRGDTVDIPLDSSRDLKKKEKELQAKEAELKRREQELKRKEDAIAQSGVVIEKNWPPFFPIIHNDIANEIPIHLQKLQYVAFTSLLGFIGCLLWNVVAVTLAWVNGEGPTIWFLAIIYFISAVPGAYVLWYRPLYRAMRTDSALKFGWFFLSYVFHIAFCIFAAVAPPIIFKGKSLTGILPAIDLLSGNALVGIFYFVGFGFFCLESIISIWVIQQVYMYFRGSGKAAEMKREAARSTMMAAL
- the LOC140814775 gene encoding secretory carrier-associated membrane protein 1 isoform X2; the protein is MAGRYDSNPFAEEEVNPFAKPGSVPPANSKLLPLTHEPAGYDRGDTVDIPLDSSRDLKKKEKELQAKEAELKRREQELKRKEDAIAQSGVVIEKNWPPFFPIIHNDIANEIPIHLQKLQYVAFTSLLGFIGCLLWNVVAVTLAWVNGEGPTIWFLAIIYFISAVPGAYVLWYRPLYRAMRTDSALKFGWFFLSYVFHIAFCIFAAVAPPIIFKGKSLTGILPAIDLLSGNALVGIFYFVGFGFFCLESIISIWVIQQVYMYFRGSGKAAEMKREAARSTMMAAL